Within Marinomonas mediterranea MMB-1, the genomic segment AGTAACCTAATAGTGAAATAGCAACTTAATAGGTTTTATCGTGGACAGTAATCAAATAACTTTCGCAACATTAGGCAATGCAATCGGATATGCACAACAAGTATCTGGCACTGTCGAAGTTCATTCTATTGATGGACAAGTGCGAACGTTAAACATCAAGGATTCGATATATTACGGAGAAACCGTCGTTGCATTAGGCAACGGCAGTGCGACTATTGTCTTTGACGATGGAACCGAAGTCTTCGTTAATAACCAGTCATCGGTTGAAATAGGCGACAACCTCTATCGCTTTGATAACGATGTCATTGCAGAAGCAACCAACAGCATCTCAGCAGAAGACACTTTGCAACAAGCTATTCTGGCGGGAGAAGACCCGACGTTAATTCAAGACGCTCCTGCTGCTGGTGAAGGGCTGATTAACAGTGAAGAGTCGCCATTGTTTGTTTCCATTAGCAACAACAATGACATTGAGCTGCCCACGTTTGGCTATGACACCACTGGCTTCAATCCCATATTGATAAGCAGCGCATTTGACGACACAAGCTTCGGTGAAGCGAACACAACCCTGATTGCCTTTGAATCAACAACGGCCACAGTGCCTACTCAGGGTTCAACCTCCACCCCTGTAGTGCCAGATGAGCAAGGCAATACCACACCTGAAGAATCTGAACCGAACGCTCAACTACCATCAGACGACACGGCTGAGCCAGAAGACACTACCCCAGAAACGACAGAGCCAGAAGTAACTGAACCAGAAGCTACCGAACCTGAAAGCGGCGAGCCAAATAACGACGTGCCAGAAACGTACTATGCCAGCATAGACGTCGACATCATTACGTCAGACAAAATCATTA encodes:
- a CDS encoding retention module-containing protein, with translation MDSNQITFATLGNAIGYAQQVSGTVEVHSIDGQVRTLNIKDSIYYGETVVALGNGSATIVFDDGTEVFVNNQSSVEIGDNLYRFDNDVIAEATNSISAEDTLQQAILAGEDPTLIQDAPAAGEGLINSEESPLFVSISNNNDIELPTFGYDTTGFNPILISSAFDDTSFGEANTTLIAFESTTATVPTQGSTSTPVVPDEQGNTTPEESEPNAQLPSDDTAEPEDTTPETTEPEVTEPEATEPESGEPNNDVPETYYASIDVDIITSDKIISSVESAPDAMVTISGWVSGDARPGDTVQITLEDMVIGQTTVSETQDASGRYLFDAQVQGSTLAQTSLVNPFITATVSDNSGVDSASSTEIYKLDLNADIEAFIEDANRDQNITFDEQGNVKVGGWIEEGGQVTSIDISDASGNVLSISNDITMEEESGWSYFESFIDVSSLNDGSLTVVVNASDALGNVGVSNTVTIEKDTSQNNDLIAERAGFSLLLDSTLSAANSDFFASDLYYANQLDG